The Deltaproteobacteria bacterium genome has a segment encoding these proteins:
- a CDS encoding glutamate-cysteine ligase family protein, which produces MGSQDVQRDEDAAELRSFITHLLRDVQALERMLDGGMIESGVHRIGAEQELFLVDAARRPAMLALELLERVADPHYTTELGLFNLEINLDPLPFGGDCLSRLEGQLQAALGRLREAAHEHGAEVMLVGILPTLRKSDLAMAHMTPRPRYRALNAVLTQLRGGDYEFRLKGADELSIRHDSVMLESGCTSFQVHYQVEPAEFAQCYNLAQLVTAPLLAAAANSPLLFGRRLWRETRIPLFQQSIDTRRAGHHMRERAARVSFGQKWVRESILELIQEDLARFRVLLGASLDEDSLDVLARGGLPTLPALRTHTGTVYRWNRACFGTGEGQAHIRIENRVLPSGPTVLDEVANAAFFLGMLRGGQEAYGNVSETMPFHDAEANFLAAAQRGLSAQFTWVDGTTAPADDLIRRELLPLAWRGLRGAGLDSADVDRYLGVIEQRVASRRNGASWLLRSLADMQGADTQDALLSALTAATATRQWEGTPVHEWPLAKIEEGRGGKPQALRIEEFMTTDLITVHPDEPMDLVIRLMDWRRIRHVPVEDEDGKVAGLLSCFEALRQWAPAAPREGGEPVPVREVMQPDPVTIAPEATVSEAVARMREAQSDYLLVVKEDRLVGIVTESDILQLTARLLEQLGGGDADG; this is translated from the coding sequence ATGGGTAGCCAGGACGTACAACGCGACGAGGACGCCGCCGAGCTGCGCTCGTTCATCACGCACCTGCTGCGCGACGTGCAGGCGCTGGAACGGATGCTCGACGGTGGCATGATCGAGTCCGGGGTGCACCGCATCGGCGCGGAGCAGGAGCTGTTCCTGGTGGACGCGGCGCGGCGCCCGGCCATGCTGGCGCTGGAGTTGCTGGAGCGGGTGGCGGACCCCCATTACACCACGGAACTGGGGCTCTTCAACCTGGAGATCAACCTTGATCCGCTGCCGTTCGGCGGCGACTGCCTGAGCCGGCTCGAGGGGCAGCTCCAGGCCGCGCTGGGACGGCTCAGGGAGGCGGCGCACGAGCACGGCGCCGAGGTGATGCTGGTGGGCATCCTGCCGACCCTGCGCAAGTCCGACCTGGCCATGGCGCACATGACCCCGCGGCCGCGCTACCGGGCGCTCAACGCGGTGCTCACCCAGCTTCGCGGCGGCGACTACGAGTTCCGCCTCAAGGGCGCGGATGAGTTGAGCATCCGGCACGACTCGGTGATGCTGGAATCGGGCTGCACGAGCTTCCAGGTGCACTACCAAGTGGAGCCGGCGGAGTTCGCGCAGTGCTACAACCTGGCGCAACTCGTCACCGCTCCGCTGCTGGCGGCGGCGGCCAACTCGCCGCTGCTGTTCGGGCGCCGGCTGTGGCGCGAGACGCGCATTCCGCTGTTCCAGCAGTCCATCGACACGCGCCGCGCGGGCCATCACATGCGCGAGCGCGCCGCCCGCGTGAGCTTCGGCCAGAAGTGGGTGCGGGAGTCCATCCTGGAGCTGATCCAGGAGGACTTGGCGCGCTTCCGGGTGCTGCTGGGGGCGTCCCTGGACGAGGACTCCCTCGATGTGCTGGCGCGGGGCGGACTGCCGACGCTGCCGGCCCTGCGCACCCATACCGGGACCGTCTACCGCTGGAACCGCGCGTGCTTCGGCACCGGCGAGGGCCAGGCGCACATCCGCATCGAGAACCGGGTGCTGCCCTCGGGTCCCACGGTCCTGGACGAGGTGGCCAACGCCGCTTTCTTCCTGGGCATGCTCCGGGGCGGCCAGGAGGCCTACGGGAACGTGTCGGAGACCATGCCCTTCCACGACGCCGAGGCCAACTTCCTGGCGGCGGCGCAGCGCGGGTTGAGCGCCCAGTTCACTTGGGTGGACGGCACCACGGCGCCCGCCGACGACCTCATCCGCCGGGAGCTGCTGCCGCTGGCGTGGCGGGGGCTGCGCGGCGCCGGCCTCGACTCGGCGGACGTGGACCGTTACCTGGGAGTCATCGAGCAGCGGGTGGCGTCGCGCCGGAACGGCGCCTCCTGGCTGCTGCGCTCGCTCGCGGACATGCAGGGCGCGGACACGCAGGACGCGCTCCTGAGCGCCCTCACGGCGGCGACCGCCACGCGGCAATGGGAGGGAACGCCGGTGCATGAATGGCCGTTGGCGAAGATCGAGGAGGGCCGCGGCGGCAAGCCCCAGGCCCTGCGCATCGAGGAGTTCATGACGACGGACCTGATCACGGTCCACCCGGACGAACCCATGGACCTGGTGATCCGGCTCATGGACTGGCGGCGCATCCGACACGTGCCCGTTGAGGACGAGGACGGCAAGGTGGCGGGCCTGCTCTCCTGTTTCGAGGCGCTGCGGCAGTGGGCGCCGGCGGCGCCCAGGGAGGGCGGCGAGCCGGTGCCGGTGCGCGAGGTGATGCAGCCGGATCCGGTGACCATCGCGCCCGAGGCCACGGTCTCGGAAGCGGTGGCGCGCATGCGCGAGGCGCAGAGCGATTACCTGCTGGTGGTCAAGGAGGACCGGCTGGTGGGGATCGTCACCGAGAGCGACATCCTCCAGCTCACCGCCCGTCTCCTGGAGCAGCTCGGTGGTGGGGACGCGGATGGCTGA
- a CDS encoding succinylglutamate desuccinylase/aspartoacylase family protein — protein MADSPAPGRIFPRLLGSYGGDSAGPLVIGIGGMHGNEPAGAMALQRALEILRARGVPFRGRFVGFAGNRAALARGCRYVDEDFNRAWSQERVHRVRAGVSSTDTTTEQREQRELLACLDDQLAQRRGPVVCLDLHTTSAAGTPFVVIGDTLLNRRFGFRLRAPVVLGLEERLESTILNYLGEEGHVAVGFEGGQHEAPSAVAIHLAAIRTVLATAGCIRAEDFPLPGDGLDAYEEETDGLPPVVEVRHHHVIRDGDEFVMEPGFTNFQPVERGRLLARDRRGPIRASESGQVLMPLYQGQGTDGFFLVRRVRPFWLRVARWLRRLRIERLLPALPGVRRYQDTPGTLVVDPRVARWFVVELFHLLGFRKRQSREGKLIVSRRWHESHAFDELPGP, from the coding sequence ATGGCTGATTCCCCGGCCCCCGGGCGTATCTTTCCGCGTCTCCTGGGCAGCTACGGCGGCGACAGCGCGGGACCGCTGGTCATCGGCATCGGCGGCATGCACGGCAACGAGCCCGCCGGCGCGATGGCGCTGCAGCGGGCGCTGGAAATCCTGCGCGCGCGCGGGGTTCCCTTTCGTGGCAGGTTCGTGGGCTTCGCCGGCAACCGCGCCGCCCTGGCCCGGGGCTGCCGCTACGTCGACGAGGACTTCAACCGCGCCTGGTCGCAGGAACGCGTGCACCGGGTGAGGGCGGGCGTGTCATCGACGGACACGACCACCGAGCAGCGCGAGCAGCGCGAGCTGCTGGCATGCCTCGACGACCAGCTTGCACAACGCCGCGGACCGGTGGTGTGCCTCGACCTCCATACGACCTCCGCCGCGGGTACTCCCTTCGTGGTCATCGGCGACACCCTGCTGAACCGCCGTTTCGGCTTCCGGCTGCGCGCCCCGGTGGTGCTCGGGCTGGAGGAGCGGCTGGAGAGCACCATCCTCAACTACCTGGGGGAGGAGGGGCACGTCGCCGTGGGTTTCGAGGGCGGGCAGCACGAGGCGCCCTCGGCCGTGGCCATCCACCTGGCCGCCATCCGCACGGTGCTCGCCACCGCGGGGTGCATACGCGCGGAAGATTTCCCGCTCCCCGGCGACGGCCTCGATGCGTACGAGGAGGAGACGGACGGGTTGCCGCCGGTGGTGGAGGTCCGCCATCACCACGTGATCCGGGACGGCGACGAATTCGTCATGGAACCCGGGTTCACCAACTTCCAGCCGGTGGAGCGCGGCCGGCTCCTGGCCCGCGACCGCCGCGGTCCCATCCGCGCAAGCGAGTCCGGCCAGGTCCTCATGCCGCTCTACCAGGGGCAGGGCACCGACGGGTTCTTCCTGGTAAGGCGGGTGCGGCCGTTCTGGCTACGGGTCGCCAGGTGGCTGCGGCGGCTGCGCATCGAGCGCCTCCTGCCGGCCTTGCCGGGAGTTCGAAGGTACCAGGACACACCCGGGACACTCGTGGTGGACCCGCGAGTCGCGAGGTGGTTCGTGGTGGAGCTGTTCCACCTGCTGGGCTTCCGCAAGCGGCAGTCCCGCGAAGGCAAGCTCATCGTCAGCCGCCGCTGGCACGAGTCGCACGCCTTCGACGAACTGCCGGGTCCGTAG
- a CDS encoding acetate/propionate family kinase: MGVDPGNSILSLNSGSSSLKFAFYEAEPAGERLLASGAAERIGLAKGLLWVRGAEGGRPLLLERKEDFSDHEAAVDAVFGAAARLRLPEPGAVGHRVVHGGADHSAPERVDGRLLADLRALVPLAPLHLPGAVAGIEAVAARFPHLPQAACFDTAFHRRMPELAQRFALPDALWEEGVRRYGFHGLSYEYVLDALGDAARGRVIVAHLGNGASMAAVRDGAPVDTTMGFTPAGGLMMGTRSGDLDPGVLIHLVRERGWGADEIERLVTREAGLMGVSGLSPDMKTLLAAREDPRAALAVDLFCYQARKHAGALAAVLDGLDTLVFTGGIGERAAPVRRQICEGLAHLGIELDPERNQAHAGTISTPRSRCTARVIPTDEDLMIARHTRRLFFPRSSRAGE; this comes from the coding sequence ATGGGAGTGGACCCGGGGAATTCCATACTGTCGCTCAACAGCGGCTCCTCTTCCCTCAAGTTCGCGTTCTACGAGGCGGAACCCGCGGGCGAGAGGCTGCTGGCGTCCGGCGCGGCGGAGCGCATCGGCTTGGCGAAAGGGCTGCTCTGGGTGCGCGGTGCGGAGGGAGGCCGACCCCTCCTCCTGGAGCGGAAGGAGGACTTCTCCGACCATGAGGCGGCGGTGGACGCGGTCTTCGGGGCGGCCGCCCGGTTGCGCCTGCCGGAGCCCGGCGCCGTCGGACACCGGGTGGTGCACGGCGGCGCGGACCACTCGGCTCCCGAACGGGTGGACGGGCGCCTGCTGGCGGACCTGCGCGCCCTCGTCCCCTTGGCGCCGCTGCATCTGCCCGGCGCCGTCGCCGGCATCGAGGCCGTGGCGGCGCGTTTTCCTCATCTTCCGCAGGCGGCGTGCTTCGATACGGCCTTCCACCGCCGTATGCCGGAACTGGCCCAGCGTTTCGCGCTGCCCGACGCCCTGTGGGAGGAGGGCGTGCGCCGCTACGGATTCCACGGCCTGTCCTACGAGTATGTCCTGGACGCACTGGGGGACGCGGCGCGCGGCCGGGTCATCGTCGCCCACCTGGGGAACGGCGCCAGCATGGCGGCGGTGCGCGACGGCGCGCCCGTGGACACCACCATGGGCTTCACCCCGGCCGGCGGCTTGATGATGGGAACGCGCAGCGGCGACCTCGACCCCGGCGTCCTCATCCACCTGGTGCGCGAACGCGGCTGGGGCGCCGACGAGATCGAGCGGCTGGTGACCCGCGAGGCCGGCCTGATGGGCGTTTCCGGCCTGAGCCCCGACATGAAGACCCTGCTGGCGGCGCGCGAGGACCCACGAGCGGCGCTGGCCGTGGACCTCTTCTGCTACCAGGCGCGCAAGCACGCCGGCGCCCTGGCCGCCGTCCTCGACGGCCTGGACACCCTGGTCTTCACCGGCGGCATCGGCGAGCGCGCCGCCCCGGTCCGCCGGCAGATCTGCGAAGGACTAGCCCACCTCGGCATCGAGCTGGACCCCGAACGCAACCAAGCCCACGCCGGAACCATCAGCACCCCACGGAGCCGCTGCACCGCACGCGTCATCCCCACCGACGAGGACCTGATGATCGCCCGGCACACGCGCCGGCTGTTCTTTCCAAGGAGTTCGCGGGCGGGAGAATGA